A genomic region of Aspergillus oryzae RIB40 DNA, chromosome 1 contains the following coding sequences:
- a CDS encoding MFS transporter (synaptic vesicle transporter SVOP and related transporters (major facilitator superfamily)): MPQESSDETQRVSLNTLRTETRETLQASRVTENSPPLGVNYPELGRPAEPLFPEEYTVETQTGLVPVRTLESIRSTAIGAPRPSTPNVEKASKPYEFVTFQINDPANPFNWSRLYRWYITMVVSALVVCIAYGSSIVTGGLGLIEEKYHVSLEVATLTCSIMVCGFAVGPLLWSPLSEIIGRQPVYIISLALYTIFQIPCALSPNIGGLLACRFLCGVFSSSGLSLAGGTIADIWNIEERGMAIAYFAAAPYCGPVIGPIVCGWINVGSHRLDLFFWTNMAFAGAMTIIVGLIPETYTPVILKRRAKNLRQETGNLNIITEQEQAKPSFRDIVRISLIRPITMILTEPVLDLMCMYIVLIYAYLYAYFFAYPVVFGKLYGYNDGQIGLMFIPILIGAGFSLLITPMIEKRFKQVCRTRAPTPEDRLVGALLGAPFIPIAMFILGATSFKHIIWVGPASSGIAFGFGMVLCYYSVNNYIIDSYQKYAASALAAKVFLRSGGGAAFPLFTTQMYDRLGLQWASWLLAFIGVAMVLVPYGFYWFGERIRAKLSHT; encoded by the coding sequence ATGCCGCAAGAGTCGTCCGATGAAACCCAAAGAGTCAGTCTCAATACGTTGAGGACAGAAACACGGGAGACTCTTCAAGCATCGAGAGTGACGGAAAATAGTCCACCACTGGGTGTAAACTATCCTGAGCTTGGGCGTCCAGCAGAGCCCCTCTTCCCGGAAGAATACACTGTTGAGACACAAACAGGCTTGGTTCCGGTCAGAACTCTTGAGAGCATCCGGTCTACTGCCATCGGCGCGCCACGGCCTTCAACTCCCAATGTTGAAAAAGCAAGTAAGCCGTACGAATTTGTGACTTTTCAGATTAATGACCCGGCCAACCCATTTAATTGGTCTCGTTTGTATCGTTGGTATATCACGATGGTTGTGTCGGCACTGGTTGTCTGCATTGCCTATGGCTCTTCTATTGTCACTGGGGGCCTGGGCTTGATCGAAGAAAAATATCACGTCTCTCTGGAAGTGGCTACCCTGACATGTTCCATCATGGTTTGCGGGTTTGCTGTGGGCCCACTACTGTGGTCTCCTTTATCGGAGATAATAGGTCGACAACCGGTATACATTATCTCGCTGGCGCTATATACCATATTCCAGATCCCATGCGCCCTGTCGCCAAATATCGGTGGCCTCCTTGCCTGCAGGTTTCTGTGCGGCGTCTTCTCCAGTTCTGGTCTTTCCCTGGCTGGTGGTACCATCGCAGATATCTGGAACATTGAAGAGCGCGGTATGGCCATTGCCTACTTTGCTGCCGCACCGTATTGTGGCCCCGTTATTGGCCCCATAGTCTGCGGTTGGATCAATGTCGGCTCACATCGGctcgatctcttcttctggacCAACATGGCTTTTGCAGGAGCAATGACGATTATCGTCGGGCTCATTCCAGAGACATATACGCCGGTAATCCTCAAGCGCCGTGCAAAGAACCTTCGCCAGGAAACCGGCAACTTGAATATCATCACAGAGCAGGAGCAAGCCAAGCCGAGTTTCCGCGACATCGTCCGGATCAGTCTCATCCGACCCATTACGATGATTTTAACTGAACCTGTGCTAGATTTGATGTGCATGtacatcgtcctcatctACGCCTATCTTTATGCTTACTTTTTCGCCTACCCCGTCGTTTTTGGCAAACTGTACGGGTACAATGATGGCCAGATTGGCCTCATGTTCATTCCTATATTAATTGGCGCGGGCTTCTCGCTGCTCATTACGCCCATGATCGAGAAGCGTTTCAAGCAAGTGTGTCGGACGCGGGCGCCCACACCCGAAGATCGTCTTGTTGGTGCCCTACTCGGTGCACCATTCATCCCCATTGCGATGTTTATTCTCGGCGCGACGTCGTTCAAGCATATCATCTGGGTTGGTCCAGCGTCATCTGGCATCGCTTTTGGATTCGGAATGGTGCTGTGTTACTACTCAGTGAATAATTATATCATCGACTCGTATCAGAAGTACGCGGCGTCGGCGCTGGCCGCGAAGGTGTTTTTGCGGTCAGGTGGCGGAGCTGCGTTTCCGCTGTTCACAACCCAGATGTATGACCGGCTGGGGTTGCAATGGGCGTCATGGCTATTGGCCTTTATTGGAGTAGCGATGGTGCTTGTTCCATATGGGTTTTATTGGTTTGGGGAAAGAATTAGAGCCAAGCTGTCTCACACATGA
- a CDS encoding pyridoxal phosphate-dependent aminotransferase (1-aminocyclopropane-1-carboxylate synthase, and related proteins) → MCSLPEKFTVDSHSLTYGDGFSGSHRLRDTIARFITRYFNPVNPVIKTSFLSPLAWARQLSFPGSVSWTKMTASCLRARTMGKAKIIGVSFGEMDPFGPETVGIYEKALADAQRQGIRVKAVLLCNPQNPLGRCYTREVLEAYMRFCQKQNLHLIADEIYALSTWKNPDFPNAPSFTSVLSVKKDGLIDPSLVHALWGMSKVRASAMLFWWDILTLDFGSNGIRLGCVISQDNVNFLRAAEANSYFSCPSSLSDLATSRILSDDAWVQSFIQTNRQRLAENYTITIRFLESHQIPYKKGGNVGFFVWVDLFDPIRRQVNATLKKQAEANVSSENAARALETKLQEKLLKHRIFLALGADFGGDVPGWYRIVFAHEKEYLRLGLNRMINALGVFREELDTGLA, encoded by the exons ATGTGCTCATTGCCAGAAAAGTTTACCGTCGACAGCCATTCTTTGACTTACGGAGACGGCTTTTCCGGCTCCCATCGCCTTCGAGATACGATTGCGCGATTCATTACTCGCTATTTCAACCCCGTCAACCCAGTTATCAAAACCAGCTTCTTGTCACCTCTGGCGTGGGCCAGGCAATTGAGCTTTCCGGGTTCTGTCTCCTGGACAAAGATGACGGCGTCCTGCTTGCGCGCCCGCACTATG GGTAA AGCGAAGATAAttggtgtttcttttggtgaAATGGATCCTTTCGGTCCTGAGACGGTGGGCATCTATGAGAAGGCTCTTGCGGACGCCCAACGCCAAGGGATTCGCGTCAAGGCCGTTTTGCTATGTAACCCGCAGAACCCCTTAG GTCGTTGCTACACTCGCGAGGTCCTCGAGGCCTATATGCGATTTTGTCAAAAACAGAATCTACACCTCATCGCTGACGAGATTTATGCTCTATCAACTTGGAAGAACCCAGACTTTCCCAATGCGCCTAGTTTCACATCAGTTCTTTCTGTCAAGAAAGACGGTCTGATTGACCCAAGCCTTGTGCATGCCCTTTGGGGAATGAGCAAGGTACGAGCCTCGGCTATGTTGTTTTGGTGGGATATACTGACTTTG GACTTCGGCTCCAATGGTATCAGACTTGGCTGCGTGATCAGTCAGGACAATGTGAACTTCCTCCGTGCTGCTGAGGCAAACTCGTatttttcttgcccttcgTCTCTGTCAGACTTGGCCACTTCGCGTATCCTCTCTGACGATGCCTGGGTGCAATCCTTTATACAAACAAATCGCCAGCGCCTAGCGGAAAACTATACCATCACGATCCGGTTCTTGGAAAGCCACCAGATCCCTTACAAGAAGGGCGGGAATGTTGGCTTCTTTGTTTGGGTCGATTTATTTGATCCTATCCGAAGACAAGTGAATGCCACTTTGAAAAAGCAAGCAGAGGCAAACGTGTCATCTGAAAATGCCGCAAGGGCCCTCGAGACTAAACTCCAAGAGAAGTTGCTGAAGCACAGGATCTTCCTAGCACTGGGAGCTGACTTTGGGGGCGACGTGCCTGGCTGGTACCGGATCGTCTTCGCTCATGAGAAGGAGTATCTCAGGCTGGGCCTGAATCGTATGATTAACGCCCTTGGGGTCTTCCGAGAGGAACTTGACACAGGTCTAGCATAA
- a CDS encoding fungal specific transcription factor domain-containing protein (predicted protein): protein MITARSSSTGGPQPRDAILFGIAALGALFSDDVDATQEKRHMALARNAQACLDAEISRISTPSFDLISALVLKTLYLRSTARTYATWITSCTTMHSVAMMETDIEDLDSVAKCRGLFCEPRRTLWIARLLNTWIANQCGQSPIKTAFDTLIVPPTPSDPVSATPEEQMIYLYHISEELSPDNHPTYGEIELGIIKLAALNSQQCHDAVLLSRTIMALSFHRVLRSSETADIDRQTFARLVEIGLDGLQAAKRLAQQQKPWWHLANVPFQFLCAMLVIDTASSFAQIPTALQVFEDVARAIPSSTITEALKLATKLIGLSKLQKTEQLQYLDQCSESLHQHTFRSEATSDEDAQIQPPVAGLSVPREIFNMEELGGFSSFDWSFLPNMDIPIFDYDISNPIIESQ from the coding sequence ATGATAACTGCAAGGTCCTCCTCCACAGGTGGGCCTCAACCACGCGATGCTATTCTCTTTGGCATAGCTGCCCTTGGCGCGCTTTTtagtgatgatgttgatgcAACCCAAGAGAAAAGGCACATGGCTCTTGCTCGAAATGCGCAAGCCTGTTTAGATGCTGAAATTTCACGGATTTCCACACCAAGCTTCGACCTAATATCAGCGTTGGTGCTCAAAACGCTATATCTGCGCTCAACTGCCCGAACCTATGCCACGTGGATTACAAGCTGCACGACCATGCATAGCGTCGCTATGATGGAGACAGATATCGAAGACTTAGATAGTGTCGCAAAGTGTCGGGGCTTATTTTGTGAGCCCCGGCGGACGTTGTGGATCGCACGCTTGTTGAACACTTGGATTGCAAACCAGTGTGGTCAGTCGCCGATCAAGACTGCTTTTGATACCTTAATTGTACCGCCGACGCCTTCCGATCCTGTTTCTGCTACGCCAGAAGAACAGATGATTTACCTTTATCACATCTCGGAGGAGCTTTCTCCGGATAATCATCCCACATATGGGGAAATAGAACTCGGTATTATAAAGCTAGCTGCGCTCAATTCCCAACAGTGCCACGACGCGGTTCTGCTGTCGCGTACTATAATGgctctctctttccatcgCGTTCTACGATCAAGTGAGACCGCTGATATCGACAGGCAGACATTCGCTCGTCTGGTTGAAATTGGGCTTGATGGTCTACAAGCAGCGAAGCGCCTTgcgcagcagcagaagccttGGTGGCATCTAGCCAATGTTCCTTTTCAATTTCTCTGCGCTATGCTCGTCATCGACACGGCGAGCTCGTTTGCACAAATACCAACAGCCTTGCAAGTATTCGAAGACGTGGCGCGTGCCATACCTAGCTCGACGATAACGGAAGCGTTGAAACTCGCAACGAAATTAATTGGTCTCTCAAAATTGCAGAAGACCGAGCAGCTCCAATACCTCGATCAATGCTCCgagtctcttcatcaacatACATTCCGATCCGAAGCTACTTCTGACGAAGATGCGCAGATACAGCCCCCAGTGGCTGGGCTTTCTGTGCCACGGGAGATATTCAATATGGAAGAACTAGGGGGTTTCAGCAGTTTTGATTGGAGCTTCCTACCTAATATGGACATACCTATATTTGATTACGATATTTCAAATCCTATCATAGAATCTCAATGA
- a CDS encoding Gfo/Idh/MocA family protein (predicted protein) has translation MKHSQLKVAGSCRPNTTRSVEELCNATEVELVLIASNHAFHASHAVLALQANKYVFIEKPIALTLQDTDRIIAADEAAGGARVFIGYMRRYAAAFVDAVKEVGSIEQIRYARVRDIIGPNSVFVAQSGTYPKTFNDYREADTEALRTKTLDDMEQALQAELGIAVTKETHMMWEMLSILGSHDLSAMREIMGMPKGVIGFSPCATVGSPFWRKPRRDSLGCSSSLTYQPDDKQ, from the exons ATGAAGCATAGCCAGCTCAAGGTTGCAGGTAGCTGCAGGCCCAATACTACCCGGAGCGTCGAAGAACTATGCAATGCGACGGAAGTGGAGCTAGTATTGATAGCAAGCAATCATGCTTTTCACGCATCCCACGCAGTACTCGCGCTGCAAGCCAACAAGTACGTCTTCATCGAGAAGCCAATTGCTTTGACTTTGCAAGATACGGACCGAATCATTGCTGCGGACGAAGCTGCAGGTGGGGCTAGAGTGTTCATTGGTTACATGAGGAGATATGCTGCAGCTTTCGTCGATGCAGTCAAAGAAGTTGGAAGCATTGAACAAATACGTTATGCTCGTGTCCGGGATATCATTGGGCCGAATTCTGTCTTTGTGGCACAATCCGGGACGTATCCAAAGACATTTAACGATTATCGCGAGGCGGATACCGAAGCGCTACGTACAAAAACACTTGATGACATGGagcaagctctccaagcTGAGCTTGGAATTGCCGTCACGAAAGAAACACATATGATGTGGGAGATGCTCTCTATTCTTGGCTCACATGATTTGAGTGCCATGCGGGAGATCATGGGTATGCCCAAGGGGGTCATAGGATTCTCACCTTGTGCCACTGTGGGGTCTCCATTTTGGAG AAAACCTCGACGTGACTCTTTAGGATGCTCGTCTTCCCTGACATATCAACCTGACGATAAGCAATAG
- a CDS encoding MFS transporter (synaptic vesicle transporter SVOP and related transporters (major facilitator superfamily)) gives MASRDRPSCRLLPSACRLRVGEYTTKKRGVTDGRYSMNWSYGYKWMVTGAVSLTSFIGTGASAIDSEIVPQLMESFGVGEEVALLGTALFMIALGLGSLISAPFSEILGRNPVYIVSLIIFGLFTMGAALAPGIGSWLACRFSAGLFSWPPLTNFGGTIADVWSPIERTYVFPVLLCLCFLGPFLAPMVAAFIGGSSVVNWQWTEWLTLILTGALVVTFLLFVPETFPPVLLSWKATSLRKVTGNQLYLAEHEVDAIPLYRRLQRSIKLPLKLLLTEPIIQLFSLYMTVIYTVLFGFLPGYGFIFGAQGIYGLDQAHTGLCFIGINVGFLLSVFWPVYVRFKRKLFEARKEGKHKVVPEERLTHAIIGAPILPISIFWMGWSSWPSVSLWSPLAASVAFGFAVMQLYISCYQYIIDSYEIYAASALVGMTLTRYCVAGPMVTVSVPMYENLGVHWTLTLLGCIATLLAPVPYVFKYYGAIARKRSKGATSFE, from the exons ATGGCCTCTCGAGACCGCCCGAGCTGTCGGCTTTTGCCTTCCGCATGCCGCTTGAGA GTCGGTGAATATACCACCAAGAAACGAGGTGTCACAGATGGCCGATACagtatg AATTGGTCGTATGGCTACAAATGGATGGTCACTGGTGCCGTCAGTCTTACCAGCTTCATAGGGACCGGGGCTTCAGCGATCGACTCGGAGATTGTACCGCAACTCATGGAAAGTTTTGGCGTAGGCGAAGAAGTCGCTCTCCTCGGTACAGCGCTGTTCATGATTGCTTTAGGTCTCGGGAGCTTGATTAGTGCGCCGTTTTCTGAGATCTTGGGAAGGAATCCAGTGTATATTGTCA GTCTTATCatttttggtcttttcaCCATGGGAGCTGCGCTTGCACCGGGAATCGGATCGTGGCTTGCATGCCGCTTTTCTGCTGGTCTGTTCAGCTGGCCTCCTCTTACTAACTTTGGTGGCACAATAGCAGACGTCTGGTCGCCGATCGAGCGGACCTATGTGTTTCCTGTGCTTCTTTGCTTGTGCTTTCTGGGACCTTTCCTAGCACCAATGGTCGCTGCATTCATAGGCGGTAGTTCAGTGGTCAACTGGCAATGGACAG AATGGCTCACACTCATCTTGACTGGTGCGCTGGTGGTGACATTCCTCCTGTTCGTTCCAGAGACATTTCCCCCAGTGCTACTCAGTTGGAAAGCTACATCATTGCGCAAGGTGACTGGTAATCAATTATACCTCGCGGAGCATGAGGTGGACGCCATTCCACTCTATCGGAGACTTCAACGCAGCATCAAGTTGCCATTGAAGCTTTTACTTACTGAGCCGATCATCCAACTGTTCTCGTTGTACATGACCGTGATCTATACAGtcctctttggcttcctgCCCGGGTATGGTTTCATATTCGGTGCCCAAGGGATCTATGGGCTTGATCAAGCACACACCGGCCTTTGCTTCATTGGTATCAATGTTGGCTTTCTTCTATCGGTTT TCTGGCCGGTCTATGTTCGCTTCAAACGTAAGCTGTTTGAGGCTCGcaaggaaggaaagcacAAAGTCGTGCCAGAAGAAAGACTTACCCACGCAATTATTGGGGCGCCTATTCTGCCGATtagcatcttctggatggGTTGGTCAAGTTGGCCCAGTGTCAGTCTCTGGTCGCCACTTGCAGCCAGTGTAGCCTTCGGCTTCGCGGTCATGCAACTCTATATCTCATGCTATCAGTACATCATAGATAGCTACGAGATTTACGCGGCGAGCGCTCTGGTGGGCATGACATTAACACGATACTGCGTG GCCGGTCCTATGGTAACAGTTTCGGTACCCATGTATGAGAACCTAGGTGTGCACTGGACTCTCACCTTGTTGGGATGCATCGCAACCCTGTTGGCACCGGTGCCATACGTCTTTAAGTACTACGGTGCCatagcgaggaagaggagcaaggGGGCAACGAGCTTCGAGTAA